One part of the Mariniflexile litorale genome encodes these proteins:
- the cas9 gene encoding type II CRISPR RNA-guided endonuclease Cas9 (Cas9, originally named Csn1, is the large, multifunctional signature protein of type II CRISPR/Cas systems. It is well known even to general audiences because its RNA-guided endonuclease activity has made it a popular tool for custom editing of eukaryotic genomes.), translating into MSRILGLDLGTNSIGWAVIDDVENRILGMGSRIFPTGVENLGDGDNEMSKNASRTGARGVRRQFFRRRLRKKILLKALSENGMCPLVQNDFEDWKKTKQFPSEKLLSWFKLNPYELRQKALIEQLTLEEMGRVFYHLIQRRGFLSNSRKGGADDGTIFKGNVKDGKIGITETQEKIEDKTLGSYLFGIYPKENKPFKDGLERIRNRYTTRKMYVDEFEIIWNNQSQFHSNLNEELKTLFGGRKLDGYKEDGILFHQRPLGSQKHLVGNCSFEPTKTKCPISAIPNEKRRVWEWVNTVEYNGKKISQEEKEKIVEFLYANEKPDFKRIRKVIGKESAEFKFNYKDDDRIVGTHTISNLSNKKYFGKKWFAFSDKEQEDIWHVLYFFDSKSNLKDYAIKNWGFNEEQAESISKFNVKDGYSSLSRKAISNILPFLQKGFTYDVAVVLGGIKNVFGSDWEKLSDEKINFFYDNVFEIIRSKTKGGFINIIKDILRDDYNISDSKMKKLYHHSATIDVDELLESLPIGKDADKEIQAIRNPIVITALFELRKLINELIEEHGKIDEIKVEMARDLKISKSQRNKIRRDQKRLERENDRVKAEVEKYTRVSHDNILKFKLWEECKKTCPYTGDTIPVSKLFTGEVQIEHIHPWSRSLNDSFNNKTLCYADENRRKGDKTPFEFYGNDELDWISRKERALKLFSDTKEYPNSYQKFKRFVQVKFDDDFTSRQLNDTRYISKEAKNYLSKICKRVMVSPGQATSNFRHNWGMNNILNEENEKTREDHRHHAVDALVMACTKISYVQELSKWNRYNRKPELKVFPLPWETFRYDAEKAVEKILISHKKISNDITIRTHVTEKNGKKYKNIGVAARGQLHKETVFGKRTFNGEEAFHVRKPIDSLTTAKQVEKVVDETIKMLILKRVQVLGGFQKDKIPNETFFIVDGNGIKQPQIFLPNKNGDPVPILKVRVKENFGGAEKLKQDVNQWVNPRNNHHVLIYKDIKGNLKEEVVTFWTVVERKRTGDSVYKLPIDGVEIVTTLHINDMFLLGLNEDEINWENPDYSVLKEHLYRVQKTSQNDYSFRYALTSTVNNKSEEKRIGVKGIVSNNAIKVRVSVSGKIIKV; encoded by the coding sequence ATGAGCAGAATTTTAGGATTGGATTTAGGAACGAACTCTATTGGTTGGGCAGTAATTGATGATGTTGAAAATAGAATATTAGGAATGGGGAGTAGAATTTTTCCTACGGGAGTTGAGAATTTAGGTGATGGTGATAATGAAATGTCTAAAAACGCAAGTAGAACAGGAGCAAGAGGTGTTAGAAGGCAATTTTTTAGAAGAAGATTAAGAAAGAAAATATTATTGAAAGCACTTTCTGAAAACGGTATGTGTCCATTAGTTCAAAATGATTTTGAAGATTGGAAAAAAACAAAACAGTTTCCATCGGAAAAACTATTGTCTTGGTTTAAATTAAATCCTTATGAATTAAGACAAAAAGCTTTAATTGAGCAGTTAACTTTAGAAGAAATGGGTAGAGTTTTTTACCATTTAATTCAACGAAGAGGTTTTTTGAGTAACAGTAGAAAGGGTGGGGCAGATGATGGAACTATTTTTAAAGGAAATGTTAAAGATGGAAAAATAGGTATTACAGAAACGCAAGAAAAAATTGAAGATAAAACATTGGGATCTTATTTGTTTGGAATATATCCTAAAGAAAATAAGCCTTTTAAAGATGGTTTGGAACGAATTAGAAATCGATATACAACACGTAAAATGTATGTGGATGAATTTGAGATAATTTGGAATAATCAATCTCAATTTCATTCTAATTTGAATGAAGAGTTAAAAACTCTGTTTGGTGGAAGAAAACTTGATGGTTACAAAGAGGATGGAATCTTATTTCATCAACGACCATTAGGTTCTCAAAAACATTTAGTTGGAAACTGCTCTTTCGAACCTACAAAAACTAAATGTCCAATTAGTGCAATACCTAATGAAAAGCGTAGAGTTTGGGAATGGGTAAATACAGTGGAATACAATGGGAAGAAAATTTCGCAAGAAGAAAAAGAAAAAATAGTAGAATTTCTTTACGCTAATGAAAAACCAGATTTTAAAAGAATTAGAAAGGTAATTGGTAAAGAAAGTGCTGAATTCAAATTCAATTATAAAGATGATGACAGAATTGTTGGAACTCATACTATTTCAAATTTATCTAACAAAAAGTATTTTGGTAAAAAATGGTTTGCATTTTCAGATAAAGAACAAGAAGATATTTGGCATGTTTTATATTTTTTTGATAGCAAATCAAACCTAAAAGACTATGCTATAAAGAATTGGGGTTTTAATGAAGAACAAGCAGAATCTATTTCTAAATTTAATGTAAAGGATGGTTATTCCAGTTTAAGTAGAAAAGCGATTTCAAATATTCTACCATTTCTTCAAAAGGGTTTTACTTATGATGTAGCTGTAGTTTTAGGTGGAATAAAAAATGTTTTTGGTTCGGATTGGGAAAAATTATCTGATGAAAAAATAAATTTCTTTTACGATAATGTATTTGAAATAATTCGTTCAAAAACAAAAGGCGGTTTTATAAATATTATTAAAGATATCCTTCGAGATGATTATAATATTTCAGATAGTAAAATGAAAAAATTATATCACCATTCGGCTACTATTGATGTTGATGAACTTCTAGAAAGCCTTCCAATTGGAAAAGATGCTGATAAAGAAATACAAGCTATTAGAAACCCTATTGTAATCACAGCTTTATTCGAATTGCGAAAATTAATCAATGAATTAATTGAGGAACATGGCAAAATTGATGAAATTAAAGTGGAAATGGCTCGTGATTTGAAAATTTCAAAATCACAACGAAATAAAATCCGAAGAGACCAAAAACGATTAGAACGAGAAAATGATAGAGTAAAAGCAGAGGTTGAAAAATACACCAGAGTTTCTCACGATAATATTTTGAAATTTAAACTTTGGGAAGAATGTAAGAAGACTTGTCCTTATACAGGAGATACTATTCCCGTCAGCAAACTTTTTACAGGTGAAGTTCAAATAGAACACATCCATCCGTGGAGTCGTTCGTTAAATGACAGTTTTAATAACAAAACATTGTGTTATGCAGATGAAAATCGAAGAAAAGGTGATAAAACCCCTTTTGAGTTTTATGGAAATGACGAATTAGATTGGATTTCCAGAAAGGAAAGAGCATTAAAATTGTTTTCAGATACTAAAGAATATCCAAATTCGTATCAAAAGTTTAAAAGATTTGTTCAAGTGAAATTTGATGACGATTTTACTTCGCGTCAATTAAATGATACACGCTATATAAGTAAAGAGGCTAAAAATTATTTATCAAAAATTTGTAAACGTGTCATGGTTTCTCCAGGTCAGGCCACTTCTAATTTTCGTCATAATTGGGGCATGAATAATATTTTGAATGAAGAAAACGAAAAAACAAGAGAAGACCATCGCCATCACGCTGTTGATGCTTTGGTTATGGCTTGTACTAAAATTTCGTATGTACAAGAATTATCTAAATGGAATCGCTACAACAGAAAACCCGAATTAAAAGTTTTTCCATTACCATGGGAAACGTTTAGATACGATGCAGAAAAAGCAGTTGAAAAAATATTGATTTCGCATAAAAAGATTTCAAATGATATTACCATACGAACCCATGTTACAGAAAAAAATGGTAAGAAATATAAAAATATTGGAGTTGCTGCTCGCGGGCAATTACATAAAGAGACTGTTTTTGGAAAGCGAACTTTTAATGGTGAAGAAGCTTTTCATGTTAGGAAACCAATAGATAGTTTAACAACAGCCAAACAAGTAGAAAAAGTGGTAGACGAGACCATTAAAATGTTAATATTAAAAAGAGTTCAAGTGTTAGGCGGGTTTCAAAAAGATAAAATTCCAAATGAGACTTTTTTTATTGTTGATGGAAATGGAATAAAGCAACCACAAATATTTTTGCCAAACAAAAATGGAGACCCAGTTCCCATATTAAAAGTTAGAGTGAAAGAAAATTTTGGTGGTGCAGAAAAACTAAAACAAGATGTAAACCAATGGGTAAATCCAAGAAACAACCACCATGTATTGATTTATAAAGACATAAAAGGAAATTTAAAAGAAGAAGTAGTTACGTTTTGGACGGTAGTTGAGAGAAAAAGAACAGGAGATTCAGTTTATAAATTGCCTATTGATGGTGTAGAAATAGTAACAACGCTGCATATTAATGATATGTTTCTATTGGGGCTAAATGAAGATGAAATTAATTGGGAAAATCCAGATTATTCGGTTTTAAAGGAGCATTTATATAGAGTGCAAAAAACTTCTCAAAATGATTATTCATTTAGATATGCTCTTACTTCTACTGTTAATAATAAAAGTGAAGAAAAAAGAATTGGAGTTAAAGGAATTGTTTCTAATAACGCAATTAAGGTAAGAGTTTCAGTCTCAGGTAAAATTATAAAAGTATAA
- the mnmE gene encoding tRNA uridine-5-carboxymethylaminomethyl(34) synthesis GTPase MnmE → MIHQDTIVALATPSGAGAIAVIRLSGNDAISIADNCFKSIKSNKTLSSQKTHTIHLGHVMDGTKTIDEVLVSVFKNPNSYTGEDVVEVSCHGSNYIQQEIIQLFLRKGCRMATAGEFTLRAFLNGKLDLSQAEAVADLISSDNEASHQIAMQQMRGGFSSEIAKLREELLNFASLIELELDFAEEDVEFANRTQFTDLVVRISFVLKRLIDSFAVGNVIKNGIPVAIVGEPNVGKSTLLNALLNEERAIVSDIAGTTRDTIEDEISIGGIGFRFIDTAGIRETKDVVESIGIKKTFEKIDQAQVVVFLADSLNFKEDVFINSFKIEIEKIKNKYPLKPLLIVANKVDKLDENQIKSIKKDIPQIHFLSAKKNIGVDALKDKLLSFVNTGALRNNDTIVTNSRHYDSLLKALDAIESVKHGLESGLSGDLLAIDIRQALYHFGEITGEITNDDLLGNIFANFCIGK, encoded by the coding sequence ATGATTCATCAAGATACCATAGTAGCCTTAGCAACCCCATCTGGTGCAGGTGCTATTGCAGTGATTCGTTTATCTGGAAATGATGCTATTTCTATAGCAGATAATTGTTTTAAATCCATAAAAAGTAACAAGACACTTAGCTCTCAAAAAACACATACCATTCATTTAGGCCATGTTATGGATGGCACTAAAACCATTGATGAGGTGTTGGTTTCTGTATTTAAAAATCCGAATTCATATACAGGAGAAGATGTGGTGGAGGTGTCCTGCCATGGTTCCAATTACATTCAACAAGAAATTATACAATTATTTCTAAGGAAAGGCTGCCGTATGGCAACAGCAGGAGAGTTTACACTGCGCGCTTTTTTAAATGGAAAGTTAGATTTAAGTCAGGCAGAAGCTGTCGCCGATTTAATTTCATCAGATAATGAAGCATCTCACCAAATAGCGATGCAACAAATGCGCGGCGGGTTTTCATCGGAAATAGCAAAACTACGTGAAGAACTTTTAAATTTTGCGTCGTTAATAGAATTGGAGTTAGACTTTGCTGAAGAAGACGTTGAGTTTGCCAACAGAACCCAGTTTACAGACTTGGTAGTACGCATCAGCTTTGTTTTAAAACGCTTGATAGATTCGTTTGCCGTTGGGAACGTTATTAAAAATGGTATTCCAGTGGCGATAGTTGGCGAACCCAATGTGGGGAAATCCACCCTTTTAAATGCGCTTTTAAATGAAGAACGCGCCATTGTAAGTGACATTGCAGGAACCACTCGAGATACTATTGAAGATGAAATATCGATAGGAGGAATTGGGTTTCGTTTTATTGATACAGCGGGCATTCGCGAAACCAAAGATGTGGTTGAAAGTATTGGAATTAAAAAAACCTTTGAAAAAATAGATCAAGCACAAGTGGTTGTTTTTCTTGCCGACAGTTTAAATTTTAAAGAAGACGTGTTTATCAATTCTTTTAAGATTGAAATTGAAAAAATCAAAAACAAATACCCTCTAAAACCGTTATTAATTGTAGCGAATAAGGTTGATAAATTAGATGAAAATCAAATAAAATCAATCAAAAAAGACATTCCTCAAATTCATTTCCTATCTGCCAAAAAAAATATTGGGGTTGATGCATTAAAAGACAAACTCTTAAGTTTTGTAAATACAGGAGCTTTAAGAAATAATGATACCATCGTGACCAACTCAAGACATTATGACTCCTTATTAAAAGCATTGGATGCTATTGAAAGCGTGAAACATGGCTTAGAATCTGGCTTGTCTGGCGATTTATTAGCCATTGATATTCGGCAAGCCCTGTATCATTTTGGTGAGATTACTGGAGAAATAACCAATGATGATTTGTTAGGGAATATTTTTGCCAATTTTTGTATCGGGAAATAA
- the cas1 gene encoding type II CRISPR-associated endonuclease Cas1, giving the protein MIKKTLFFTNKCSITTKNEQLVIASENRNTTIPIEDIGFILIDHNETYISIPALNKLINNNCACIICDDKHLPNGMMLNLNSHHIQQEIFKTQIEASTPLKKQLWQQTVIEKIRNQGQLLETITKSKNKFEYLSSKVLSGDTSNMEGVAANFYWKSFFEIDFKRERYGNYPNNFLNYGYAILRAATARALSGSGLLNTLGIHHKSKYNAFALADNIMEPFRPIVDEAVHHIMQHYDEQELNTEIKSILLETLTRTVYFKDEKSPLMVGLQKTASSLQQCYSGKRKKIKYPKLWN; this is encoded by the coding sequence ATGATTAAAAAAACGCTTTTTTTCACAAATAAGTGCTCAATTACTACCAAAAATGAGCAACTTGTAATCGCCTCTGAAAATAGAAACACAACAATACCAATTGAAGACATAGGTTTTATATTAATCGATCATAATGAAACTTATATTAGTATTCCCGCTCTAAATAAATTAATTAATAATAATTGCGCTTGTATAATATGTGATGACAAACATCTTCCAAATGGCATGATGTTAAACCTAAATAGCCATCACATACAACAAGAAATATTTAAAACTCAAATTGAAGCTAGCACCCCATTAAAAAAGCAGTTATGGCAACAAACAGTTATAGAAAAAATCAGAAATCAAGGGCAATTACTCGAAACAATAACTAAATCCAAAAACAAATTTGAATATTTATCAAGTAAGGTTTTAAGTGGAGACACCTCAAACATGGAAGGTGTAGCAGCTAATTTTTATTGGAAATCTTTTTTTGAAATAGATTTTAAAAGAGAGCGATATGGCAACTATCCAAATAATTTTTTAAACTACGGCTATGCTATATTAAGAGCAGCAACGGCCAGAGCATTATCTGGTAGTGGGTTATTAAACACATTAGGCATACATCATAAAAGTAAATACAATGCTTTTGCTTTGGCAGATAACATCATGGAACCCTTTAGGCCTATTGTAGATGAAGCTGTACACCACATCATGCAACATTATGATGAACAAGAACTAAACACCGAAATAAAATCTATTTTATTAGAAACACTCACTAGAACCGTATATTTTAAAGACGAAAAAAGCCCATTAATGGTGGGACTTCAAAAAACAGCAAGCTCTTTACAACAGTGCTATAGTGGCAAACGCAAGAAAATAAAATATCCAAAATTATGGAACTAA
- the cas2 gene encoding CRISPR-associated endonuclease Cas2 codes for MELNGYRIMWLFVFFDLPTDTAKDRKNAAGFRKNIMKDGFNMMQYSVYMRHCASSESADAHEKRIKKLLPPFGKVSILRITDKQFGNIMNFWGRAEVPKEPLPTQLELF; via the coding sequence ATGGAACTAAATGGGTATAGAATTATGTGGTTATTTGTTTTTTTTGATTTACCAACCGATACTGCCAAAGACCGTAAAAATGCTGCGGGTTTTAGAAAAAATATTATGAAAGATGGTTTCAATATGATGCAGTACTCGGTATACATGCGCCATTGTGCAAGCAGTGAAAGCGCCGATGCACACGAAAAACGAATTAAGAAATTACTTCCGCCGTTTGGAAAAGTGAGTATATTAAGAATAACCGATAAGCAATTTGGTAATATTATGAACTTTTGGGGACGTGCAGAAGTACCCAAAGAGCCACTACCAACACAATTAGAATTGTTTTAA